A single genomic interval of Anaerobacillus sp. CMMVII harbors:
- a CDS encoding NAD(P)/FAD-dependent oxidoreductase, producing MYDVIVIGGGPSGLMAAISASQHGAKVLLVDKGDKLGRKLAISGGGRCNVTNRMDEKELIAHIPGNGRFMYSPFSVFNNEDIILFFEKLGIKLKEEDRGRMFPISDKASTVVDTLLKKLRDSNVQMWTNTPVKTVRYEDGKVVGIKTEDGKDIKSKAVIVAVGGKSVPHTGSTGDGYPWAIKAGHTITDLFPTEVPITSNERFIKEKVLQGISLRDVGLSVINPKGKTIIRHEGDMIFTHFGVSGPIALRCSQYVVKALKKFKVDQIEMSSDLFPQKNSEEVFQELKNIAKEGEKKSVKNGLKGYMTERLLHFYLEKATIDPNQTFATVSNDSLRQLAALIKHFAFNVNGTLSIEKAFVTGGGVSVKEINPKTMESKLMKGLFFCGEVLDIHGYTGGYNITVAFSTGYTAGKGAAEII from the coding sequence ATGTATGATGTTATTGTAATTGGTGGCGGTCCTTCAGGGCTAATGGCAGCTATTTCTGCTAGTCAGCATGGTGCTAAAGTTCTTCTTGTAGACAAGGGAGACAAATTAGGTAGAAAACTAGCGATTTCTGGTGGGGGGCGTTGCAATGTTACGAACCGAATGGATGAAAAAGAGTTAATTGCTCATATTCCAGGGAACGGGAGATTTATGTATAGTCCGTTCTCCGTCTTTAATAATGAGGATATTATTCTTTTTTTTGAAAAACTAGGAATTAAACTAAAGGAAGAAGATCGTGGTCGGATGTTTCCGATTAGTGATAAAGCATCTACCGTTGTAGATACTTTGTTAAAAAAACTCCGAGACTCGAATGTGCAGATGTGGACAAATACACCAGTCAAAACTGTCCGTTATGAAGATGGGAAAGTAGTAGGGATTAAAACAGAAGATGGAAAAGATATTAAAAGTAAAGCCGTCATTGTTGCTGTAGGTGGAAAGAGCGTGCCTCATACTGGTAGCACTGGTGATGGCTATCCTTGGGCTATAAAGGCTGGACACACCATTACTGATCTATTTCCTACTGAAGTACCTATTACATCAAATGAACGATTCATCAAGGAAAAAGTCCTCCAAGGAATATCACTGCGAGACGTTGGCCTTTCTGTAATTAATCCAAAAGGGAAAACCATTATTCGTCATGAAGGTGACATGATTTTTACCCATTTTGGGGTTTCAGGTCCAATCGCCCTTCGATGTAGTCAGTATGTTGTAAAGGCCTTAAAAAAATTCAAGGTTGATCAAATAGAAATGAGTAGTGATCTTTTCCCACAGAAAAATAGCGAGGAAGTGTTCCAAGAATTAAAGAACATAGCAAAGGAAGGTGAGAAAAAGTCAGTAAAAAACGGCCTTAAAGGATACATGACTGAACGCCTTCTACACTTCTATTTAGAAAAGGCAACGATAGACCCGAACCAAACTTTTGCTACTGTCTCAAATGATTCTCTTCGACAGCTTGCGGCACTCATCAAACATTTTGCTTTCAATGTTAATGGGACGCTTTCTATAGAAAAAGCTTTCGTTACAGGTGGTGGAGTTTCTGTTAAAGAAATAAATCCCAAAACAATGGAATCTAAATTAATGAAAGGCCTGTTCTTTTGTGGAGAGGTATTAGATATCCATGGCTATACAGGTGGTTATAATATCACGGTTGCCTTTTCTACAGGCTATACAGCTGGAAAAGGTGCTGCAGAAATTATATAG